One genomic region from Cyanobacteria bacterium QS_8_64_29 encodes:
- a CDS encoding 50S ribosomal protein L28 has translation MPRRCQLTGKTSNNAYKVSHSNRHTKRRQHANLHTKRVWWPEGNRWVKLRLSTRAIRTMQKKGVHRMAQQMGIDLNKA, from the coding sequence ATGCCACGCCGATGCCAACTCACTGGGAAGACGTCCAACAACGCCTACAAAGTCTCCCACTCCAACCGGCACACCAAGCGGCGCCAGCACGCCAACTTGCATACCAAGCGCGTCTGGTGGCCCGAGGGCAACCGCTGGGTCAAGCTGCGCCTCTCCACGCGCGCCATCCGCACCATGCAAAAAAAGGGCGTTCACCGCATGGCTCAGCAGATGGGGATTGACCTCAACAAGGCCTAA
- a CDS encoding molecular chaperone HtpG, which yields MTVLEQGKISIHSENIFPIIKKSLYTNHEIFLRELISNAVDAIGKLQTLIRSGEVTQQVGDPEIAIALDKDNKKLSVTDNGIGMTAEEIKKYINQVAFSSAEEFVQKYQDSADQLIGHFGLGFYSCFMVAERVEIDTLSYQEGAQAVHWTCDGSPDFSLEESAREQIGTTVTLTLLDEETEYLEPQRIRQLVKTYSDFMPVPIKLEGETINRQRAIWKESPQNLTEQDYLDLYRYLYPYQDDPLLWVHLNTDYPFLLNGILYFPKLRPDVDVSQGQIKLFCNQVFVTDHCEEIIPEFLMPLRGVIDSTDIPLNVSRSALTSNRTVRRISDYITRKIGDRLKSLYNENFDEYVRCWQDIGTFVKFGVMKDDKFKKQVKDLVIFRTTADASALDGGGSAPAESSDPTQSESESDDPWQESGSTAAQSQPSERSTQSSQPPHTTLQSYLERNKDRHENRVFYCTDPTAQATYVELYTKQGLEVLYMDSFIDNNYFVPFLEQEYENVQFARVDAEIDAELFETEGGGEIVDPSTNKTRSDQVRELFEQAIDNAKVNVKTQALKVDDPQTTPPAMVLLPEAMRRMRDMSALMQQQPAEFPDEHVLMVNTSHPLIQNIAKLSQGSIIQGAGQSPSGELAHQLCRHVYDLALMAQKGFDPEGMTGFVQRSNQVLTRLTQ from the coding sequence ATGACCGTACTGGAACAAGGAAAGATCTCCATCCACAGCGAGAACATCTTTCCCATCATCAAAAAATCGCTCTATACCAATCACGAGATCTTCCTACGCGAGCTGATCTCCAATGCCGTCGATGCCATCGGCAAGCTGCAGACCCTGATTCGCTCGGGCGAGGTCACCCAGCAAGTGGGCGATCCTGAAATTGCGATCGCCCTTGATAAGGACAACAAAAAGCTCTCGGTCACCGATAACGGCATCGGCATGACGGCCGAGGAGATCAAAAAATACATCAACCAAGTGGCGTTCTCCAGCGCTGAAGAATTCGTCCAAAAGTACCAAGACAGCGCCGACCAGCTCATCGGCCACTTTGGGTTGGGCTTCTACTCCTGCTTTATGGTGGCCGAGCGCGTGGAGATCGACACGCTCTCCTATCAGGAAGGCGCCCAAGCCGTGCACTGGACCTGCGACGGCTCGCCCGACTTTAGCCTGGAAGAATCCGCGCGCGAGCAAATCGGAACGACAGTGACGCTAACGCTGCTGGACGAAGAAACCGAGTACCTCGAGCCCCAACGCATCCGGCAGCTGGTCAAAACCTACTCCGACTTCATGCCCGTTCCCATCAAGCTGGAGGGGGAGACGATCAACCGGCAGCGCGCGATCTGGAAAGAGTCGCCGCAAAACCTGACCGAGCAGGACTATCTCGATCTCTACCGCTACCTCTACCCCTACCAAGACGATCCGCTGCTTTGGGTGCATCTCAACACTGACTATCCGTTTTTGCTTAACGGCATTCTCTACTTCCCCAAACTGCGGCCCGATGTGGATGTCAGCCAGGGGCAGATCAAGCTGTTTTGCAACCAGGTCTTTGTCACCGACCATTGCGAAGAGATTATTCCTGAGTTTTTGATGCCGCTGCGCGGCGTTATTGACAGCACCGACATTCCGCTCAACGTCTCGCGCAGCGCGCTCACCAGCAACCGCACGGTCCGGCGGATCTCGGACTACATCACCCGCAAGATTGGCGATCGGCTCAAGTCGCTCTACAACGAAAACTTTGACGAGTACGTCCGCTGCTGGCAGGACATTGGCACCTTCGTCAAGTTTGGCGTCATGAAAGATGACAAGTTCAAAAAACAGGTCAAGGATCTAGTCATCTTTCGCACCACTGCCGATGCCAGCGCGCTCGATGGCGGCGGTAGTGCGCCGGCCGAGTCGAGCGACCCGACCCAGTCTGAGAGCGAGAGCGACGACCCCTGGCAGGAGTCGGGCAGCACCGCCGCTCAATCTCAGCCCAGCGAGCGATCAACCCAGAGCTCGCAGCCGCCGCATACCACGCTGCAGTCGTATCTGGAGCGCAACAAGGACCGCCACGAAAACCGCGTTTTCTACTGCACCGATCCCACCGCTCAGGCCACCTACGTAGAGCTCTACACCAAGCAGGGCCTCGAGGTCCTGTACATGGACTCATTCATCGACAACAACTACTTCGTTCCTTTTTTGGAACAAGAGTACGAAAACGTTCAGTTCGCGCGCGTCGATGCCGAGATTGACGCCGAGCTGTTCGAAACCGAAGGCGGCGGCGAAATCGTCGATCCCAGCACCAACAAAACCCGCAGCGACCAGGTGCGCGAGCTGTTCGAGCAGGCGATCGACAACGCTAAAGTCAACGTCAAAACGCAGGCGCTCAAAGTGGACGACCCGCAAACAACGCCGCCAGCCATGGTGCTGCTGCCAGAGGCCATGCGGCGCATGCGCGATATGAGCGCCCTCATGCAGCAGCAGCCTGCTGAGTTCCCCGACGAGCACGTGCTGATGGTCAACACCTCCCATCCGCTAATTCAAAACATCGCCAAACTCAGCCAGGGCAGCATCATCCAAGGAGCCGGGCAGTCGCCCTCCGGCGAACTGGCGCACCAGCTCTGCCGCCACGTTTACGACCTAGCCTTAATGGCCCAAAAAGGCTTCGACCCCGAGGGCATGACCGGGTTCGTCCAGCGCTCCAACCAGGTGCTGACGCGGCTGACCCAGTAG
- the clpB gene encoding ATP-dependent chaperone ClpB, with the protein MQPSDPNQFSDLAWDAIVDSQEVARSFRNQQLEVEHVVLTLLAQEGLAAQVLEAQNLDAERFRHKLEAFTDRQPKVAEVDQLYLGRGLDRLLDRAEALRQQEQAEVIGVEHLLLAFGEDERVGQRLLASFELEPQDIEAVIAEARRQPQREEQTAPSESPSEAQSQQSALDKYGRDLTEQARAGELDPVIGRDDEIRRVIQVLSRRSKNNPVLIGEPGVGKTAIAEGLAQRIVNGDIPESLKDRRLISLDMGSLIAGAKYRGEFEDRLRSVLREVTQAEGYVVLFIDELQTVIGTGSTQGAIDAGNLLKPMLARGELRCIGATTLDEYRKNIEKDPAFERRFQQVYVDQPEVEDTISILRGLKERYEVHHGVKIADAALVAAATLSHRYVTDRFLPDKAIDLVDEAAAKLKMEITSKPAELETIDRRLMQLQMEQFSLAGEADEQPGRSAAYRASRERLERIEREIEELQQRQATLSSQWQAEKQMLEDINALKEEEDQLRVKIEQAERQYDLNQAAQLKYGRLEGLQQQREAKESQLLELQSQGKALLREQVTDEDVAEIVARWTGIPVNNLLESERQKLLRLEGHLQERVIGQVEAVATVSAAIRRARAGMKDPERPIGSFLFLGPTGVGKTELARAIAQFLFDSDEALVRIDMSEYMEKHAVSRLVGAPPGYVGHEEGGQLSEQIRRRPYSVVLLDEMEKAHPDVFNILLQVLDDGRITDSQGRTVDFRNTIIIMTSNAGSETIANMASEGSSYADMQKQVMRSLHSEFRPEFLNRIDDLILFHTLDRDELRQIVELQLRRVEGLLAEQNISLELSAAAQDRLASMGYDPVYGARPLKRAIQRELETPIATKILENTFTEGDTIVIDCSDSELTFSRKDRGSVPLAEPQAAS; encoded by the coding sequence ATGCAGCCCAGCGATCCCAACCAATTCAGCGACCTTGCCTGGGACGCGATCGTCGACTCCCAAGAGGTTGCGCGCAGCTTTCGCAACCAGCAGCTCGAGGTCGAGCACGTCGTGCTGACGCTGCTGGCGCAAGAAGGGCTGGCAGCACAAGTGCTGGAAGCGCAAAACCTAGATGCGGAGCGCTTTCGGCACAAGCTGGAGGCCTTTACCGATCGCCAGCCCAAGGTGGCCGAGGTGGATCAGCTCTATCTGGGCCGGGGCTTGGATCGCTTGCTCGACCGGGCCGAGGCGCTGCGCCAGCAGGAGCAGGCCGAGGTCATTGGCGTCGAGCACTTGCTGCTGGCCTTTGGCGAGGACGAGCGCGTGGGGCAGCGCCTGCTAGCTAGCTTTGAGCTCGAGCCCCAAGACATTGAGGCTGTTATTGCCGAGGCGCGCCGCCAGCCCCAACGCGAGGAGCAGACGGCCCCCTCGGAATCGCCCTCGGAGGCTCAGTCCCAGCAGAGCGCGCTCGATAAGTACGGTCGCGACCTCACCGAGCAGGCGCGCGCCGGCGAGCTGGATCCGGTCATCGGCCGCGACGACGAAATCCGCCGCGTCATTCAAGTGCTCTCGCGGCGCTCCAAGAACAACCCCGTTCTCATCGGCGAGCCCGGGGTGGGCAAAACCGCCATTGCCGAGGGCCTCGCCCAGCGCATCGTCAACGGCGACATCCCCGAATCGCTCAAGGACCGCCGGCTGATCTCGCTGGATATGGGCAGCCTCATTGCCGGGGCCAAGTACCGCGGCGAGTTCGAGGACCGGCTGCGCTCGGTGCTGCGCGAGGTCACCCAGGCCGAGGGCTACGTGGTGCTGTTCATCGACGAGCTGCAAACGGTGATCGGCACCGGCTCGACTCAAGGCGCGATCGACGCAGGCAACCTGCTCAAACCCATGCTGGCGCGCGGTGAGCTGCGCTGCATTGGCGCCACCACCCTGGACGAGTACCGCAAAAACATCGAAAAAGATCCGGCCTTCGAGCGCCGCTTCCAGCAGGTCTATGTCGATCAGCCCGAGGTGGAGGACACCATCTCCATCTTGCGCGGCCTCAAAGAGCGCTACGAGGTCCACCACGGCGTCAAGATCGCCGATGCCGCCCTAGTTGCGGCGGCGACGCTCTCCCACCGCTACGTCACTGATCGCTTCCTGCCGGATAAGGCCATCGATCTGGTCGATGAGGCCGCCGCCAAGCTCAAAATGGAGATTACCTCCAAGCCCGCCGAGCTCGAGACCATCGACCGCCGGTTGATGCAGCTGCAAATGGAGCAGTTCTCGCTGGCTGGCGAAGCCGACGAGCAGCCCGGCCGCTCGGCAGCCTATCGCGCCTCGCGCGAGCGCCTCGAGCGCATCGAGCGCGAAATTGAAGAACTGCAGCAGCGGCAGGCCACGCTCTCGTCCCAGTGGCAGGCCGAAAAGCAGATGCTGGAGGACATCAACGCGCTCAAAGAAGAAGAAGACCAACTGCGGGTCAAAATCGAGCAGGCCGAGCGCCAGTACGACCTCAACCAAGCTGCGCAGCTCAAATACGGCCGCTTGGAAGGCCTGCAGCAGCAGCGCGAAGCCAAAGAAAGCCAGCTGTTGGAGTTGCAGTCCCAGGGCAAGGCCCTACTGCGCGAGCAGGTCACCGATGAAGACGTGGCCGAGATTGTGGCGCGCTGGACCGGCATTCCGGTCAACAACCTGCTCGAGTCCGAGCGCCAGAAGCTGCTGCGCCTGGAAGGGCACCTGCAGGAGCGCGTCATCGGGCAAGTGGAAGCGGTCGCAACGGTATCCGCCGCCATCCGCCGCGCCCGCGCCGGCATGAAAGACCCCGAGCGCCCCATCGGCTCGTTCCTGTTCCTAGGCCCCACCGGGGTGGGCAAAACCGAGCTGGCCCGCGCCATCGCGCAGTTTCTGTTCGATAGCGACGAGGCGCTGGTGCGCATTGACATGTCCGAGTACATGGAAAAGCACGCCGTATCGCGCCTGGTGGGGGCGCCACCGGGTTACGTGGGCCATGAAGAAGGCGGCCAGCTCTCGGAGCAGATCCGGCGCCGCCCCTACTCGGTGGTGCTGCTGGATGAGATGGAAAAAGCCCATCCCGATGTGTTCAACATCCTGCTGCAGGTGCTCGATGACGGCCGCATCACCGACTCCCAGGGCCGGACGGTCGACTTTCGCAACACCATCATCATCATGACCAGCAATGCCGGCAGCGAGACGATCGCCAACATGGCGAGCGAGGGCAGCAGCTACGCCGATATGCAAAAGCAGGTGATGCGATCGCTGCACTCGGAGTTTCGGCCCGAATTTCTCAACCGCATCGACGATTTGATCTTGTTCCACACGCTCGATCGGGACGAATTGCGCCAGATTGTGGAGCTGCAACTGCGGCGCGTGGAGGGGTTGCTGGCCGAGCAAAACATCTCGCTGGAGCTATCGGCGGCAGCCCAGGATCGCCTCGCCAGCATGGGCTACGATCCGGTGTACGGGGCGCGCCCGCTCAAGCGCGCCATCCAGCGCGAGCTGGAGACCCCCATCGCGACCAAGATTCTCGAAAACACCTTCACCGAGGGCGATACGATCGTCATCGACTGCAGCGACAGCGAGCTGACCTTCAGCCGCAAAGATCGCGGCTCGGTGCCGCTGGCTGAGCCGCAAGCGGCATCTTGA
- a CDS encoding site-2 protease family protein — MNGNIRVGNLFGIPFYINLTWFLVLALVTLSYGGQLAGAFPQLGTVAPWLLGLATALLVFASVLAHELGHSFVALRQGINVKSITLFLFGGLASLEEESKTPAGAFWVAIAGPIVSLLLFGAFKTIELGTPVSGPLAAVVWLLATINLILALFNLIPGLPLDGGNVLKSAVWKITGSPYRGIFIASRVGQLIGWLAIAIGGLGVLGVSPIGSFWTLLIGFFLLQNAGRSAQSASVQEKLSGLTAEDAVTPNSPIVSAETTLREFANEYVIGQNQWRKFLVTDGAGRPIGTLPVDDMKTVPTSQWTEACVRDIMQPGGIETTVKSDLSLLEAVMVLERQQQKQLPVVRENGTLVGLLEKASIRQILEGSADGEESQQAHPA, encoded by the coding sequence ATGAACGGCAATATCCGCGTCGGGAACCTATTCGGCATCCCGTTTTATATCAATCTGACGTGGTTTCTGGTGCTGGCGCTGGTCACCCTTAGCTACGGCGGCCAGCTCGCGGGGGCGTTCCCACAGCTGGGGACGGTCGCGCCCTGGCTGCTGGGACTGGCAACGGCGCTGCTGGTCTTTGCGTCGGTGCTGGCCCACGAGCTCGGCCACAGCTTTGTCGCCCTGCGCCAGGGCATCAACGTTAAATCCATTACTTTATTTCTGTTTGGCGGCCTGGCCAGCCTGGAAGAGGAGTCCAAAACCCCGGCTGGGGCGTTTTGGGTCGCGATCGCCGGCCCCATCGTGAGCCTGCTGCTGTTTGGCGCTTTCAAGACCATCGAGTTGGGCACGCCCGTTAGCGGGCCGCTCGCAGCCGTGGTCTGGCTGCTGGCCACCATCAACCTGATCCTGGCCCTGTTCAACCTCATCCCAGGACTGCCGCTCGATGGCGGGAACGTGCTCAAATCAGCCGTTTGGAAAATTACAGGCAGCCCCTACCGCGGCATCTTCATTGCCAGCCGCGTGGGGCAGCTCATCGGCTGGTTGGCGATCGCCATCGGTGGCCTGGGCGTGCTAGGCGTCAGCCCCATTGGCAGCTTCTGGACGCTGCTGATCGGGTTCTTTCTGCTGCAGAATGCGGGGCGCTCGGCGCAATCGGCCAGCGTGCAAGAAAAGCTCAGCGGCCTGACGGCCGAGGATGCCGTTACACCCAACAGCCCCATCGTCTCGGCCGAGACTACCCTGCGCGAGTTCGCCAACGAGTACGTCATCGGCCAAAACCAGTGGCGCAAGTTCCTGGTAACCGATGGCGCCGGTCGCCCCATCGGCACGCTGCCGGTCGATGACATGAAAACCGTGCCCACCTCCCAATGGACTGAGGCGTGCGTGCGCGACATCATGCAGCCTGGCGGCATTGAAACGACGGTCAAATCCGATCTGTCGCTGCTGGAAGCTGTCATGGTGCTGGAGCGCCAGCAGCAGAAGCAGCTCCCGGTCGTGCGCGAGAACGGGACGCTGGTGGGCTTGTTGGAGAAAGCCTCCATCCGCCAAATCCTGGAGGGGAGCGCGGATGGCGAGGAAAGCCAGCAGGCACACCCGGCGTAA